One Rhea pennata isolate bPtePen1 chromosome 3, bPtePen1.pri, whole genome shotgun sequence DNA segment encodes these proteins:
- the CCT4 gene encoding T-complex protein 1 subunit delta isoform X2: MAVAAVADAIRTSLGPKGMDKMIQDAKGDVTITNDGATILKQMQVLHPAAKMLVELSKAQDVEAGDGTTSVVVIAGALLDACSRLLQKGIHPTIISESFQKALEKGIEVLTNMAQPVELSDRETLLNSATTSLNSKVVCQYSSLLSPMSVDAVMKVIDPSTANSVDLRDIKIVKKLGGTIDDCELVEGLVLTQKVANTGVTRVEKAKIGLIQFCLSAPKTDMDNQIVVSDYAQMDRVLREERAYILNLVKQIKKAGCNVLLIQKSILRDALSDLALHFLNKMKIMVVKDIEREDIEFICKTIGTKPVAHIDQFTPDMLGSAELAEEVNLNSSGKLIKITGCTNPGKTVTIVVRGSNKLVLEEAERSIHDALCVIRCLVKKRALIAGGGAPEIELALRLNEYARTLSGMDSYCVRAYGDALEVIPSTLAENAGLNPISTVTELRNRHAQGEKTAGINVRKGGISNILEELVVQPLLVSVSALTLATETVRSILKIDDVVNTR; this comes from the exons ATGGCAGTAGCGG cTGTCGCTGATGCAATTAGAACAAGCCTTGGACCAAAGGGAATGGATAAAATG ATTCAGGATGCTAAAGGAGATGTGACAATCACTAACGATGGTGCTACTATTCTGAAACAAATGCAGGTTCTGCACCCTGCAGCCaaaatg TTGGTAGAGCTGTCAAAAGCACAAGACGTTGAAGCTGGTGATGGCACTACCTCTGTTGTCGTCATTGCTGGAGCTCTTTTGGATGCTTGTTCCAGACTTCTTCAGAaag GAATTCACCCCACCATCATTTCAGAGTCATTCCAGAAAGCTTTGGAAAAAGGTATTGAAGTATTGACCAACATGGCACAACCAGTTGAATTGAGTGACAGAGAAACCTTGCTAAATAGCGCAACTACTTCACTGAATTCAAAG GTTGTGTGTCAGTATTCTAGTTTACTTTCTCCAATGAGTGTGGATGCAGTGATGAAGGTGATTGACCCATCTACAGCTAATAGTGTGGACCTCAGAGATATTAAAATTGTTAAGAAGTTGGG AGGAACAATTGACGATTGTGAACTGGTTGAAGGATTAGTCCTGACTCAGAAGGTGGCAAATACTGGTGTAACTAGAGTGGAAAAAGCCAAAATTGGCCTGATTCAGTTCTGCTTGTCTGCTCCAAAGACAGAT ATGGACAACCAAATTGTTGTTTCTGATTATGCTCAAATGGACAGAGTATTGCGTGAAGAGAGAGCCTATATTCTAAACTTAGTTAAGCAAATTAAGAAGGCTGGATGCAATGTGCTGCTGATTCAGAAGTCTATTCTGCG GGATGCTCTTAGTGACCTAGCTCTacattttctgaacaaaatgaaGATCATGGTGGTTAAAGACATTGAAAGAGAAGACATTGAATTTATATGTAAG ACAATTGGAACTAAGCCTGTTGCTCATATAGACCAGTTTACTCCTGATATGCTGGGGTCTGCTGAGCTGGCAGAAGAGGTTAACTTGAACAGTTCTGGGAAGCTAATAAAG aTTACAGGCTGTACAAACCCTGGAAAAACTGTAACAATTGTGGTACGTGGCTCCAACAAACTTGTTCTGGAAGAAGCTGAGCGTTCAATTCATGATGCCCTCTGTGTCATAAGATGCTTAGTTAAGAAAAG AGCTTTAATTGCAGGAGGTGGAGCACCAGAGATAGAGTTAGCACTGCGCTTGAATGAGTATGCTCGCACTTTGAGTGGTATGGACTCATACTGTGTCCGTGCATATGGGGATGCACTGGAGGTCATACCATCTACGCTGGCTGAAAATGCAGGCCTCAATCCTATTTCAACGGTAACAGAGCTGAGAAACAGGCATGCtcaaggagagaaaacagcCGGCATTAATGTCAGAAAG GGTGGCATCTCCAACATCTTGGAGGAGTTGGTAGTCCAGCCGCTGCTGGTGTCTGTGAGTGCACTGACTCTCGCAACAGAAACTGTGCGCAGTATTCTTAAGATTGATGATGTG GTGAACACTCGATAA
- the CCT4 gene encoding T-complex protein 1 subunit delta isoform X1: MPENAGSKAHSGAGNRAKGTYQDRDKPSQIRSSNIAAGKAVADAIRTSLGPKGMDKMIQDAKGDVTITNDGATILKQMQVLHPAAKMLVELSKAQDVEAGDGTTSVVVIAGALLDACSRLLQKGIHPTIISESFQKALEKGIEVLTNMAQPVELSDRETLLNSATTSLNSKVVCQYSSLLSPMSVDAVMKVIDPSTANSVDLRDIKIVKKLGGTIDDCELVEGLVLTQKVANTGVTRVEKAKIGLIQFCLSAPKTDMDNQIVVSDYAQMDRVLREERAYILNLVKQIKKAGCNVLLIQKSILRDALSDLALHFLNKMKIMVVKDIEREDIEFICKTIGTKPVAHIDQFTPDMLGSAELAEEVNLNSSGKLIKITGCTNPGKTVTIVVRGSNKLVLEEAERSIHDALCVIRCLVKKRALIAGGGAPEIELALRLNEYARTLSGMDSYCVRAYGDALEVIPSTLAENAGLNPISTVTELRNRHAQGEKTAGINVRKGGISNILEELVVQPLLVSVSALTLATETVRSILKIDDVVNTR; encoded by the exons aTGCCGGAGAACGCGGGGTCGAAAGCCCACAGCGGCGCCGGGAACCGGGCCAAGGGCACGTACCAGGACCGGGACAAGCCCTCCCAGATCCGCTCCAGCAACATCGCCGCCGGCAAag cTGTCGCTGATGCAATTAGAACAAGCCTTGGACCAAAGGGAATGGATAAAATG ATTCAGGATGCTAAAGGAGATGTGACAATCACTAACGATGGTGCTACTATTCTGAAACAAATGCAGGTTCTGCACCCTGCAGCCaaaatg TTGGTAGAGCTGTCAAAAGCACAAGACGTTGAAGCTGGTGATGGCACTACCTCTGTTGTCGTCATTGCTGGAGCTCTTTTGGATGCTTGTTCCAGACTTCTTCAGAaag GAATTCACCCCACCATCATTTCAGAGTCATTCCAGAAAGCTTTGGAAAAAGGTATTGAAGTATTGACCAACATGGCACAACCAGTTGAATTGAGTGACAGAGAAACCTTGCTAAATAGCGCAACTACTTCACTGAATTCAAAG GTTGTGTGTCAGTATTCTAGTTTACTTTCTCCAATGAGTGTGGATGCAGTGATGAAGGTGATTGACCCATCTACAGCTAATAGTGTGGACCTCAGAGATATTAAAATTGTTAAGAAGTTGGG AGGAACAATTGACGATTGTGAACTGGTTGAAGGATTAGTCCTGACTCAGAAGGTGGCAAATACTGGTGTAACTAGAGTGGAAAAAGCCAAAATTGGCCTGATTCAGTTCTGCTTGTCTGCTCCAAAGACAGAT ATGGACAACCAAATTGTTGTTTCTGATTATGCTCAAATGGACAGAGTATTGCGTGAAGAGAGAGCCTATATTCTAAACTTAGTTAAGCAAATTAAGAAGGCTGGATGCAATGTGCTGCTGATTCAGAAGTCTATTCTGCG GGATGCTCTTAGTGACCTAGCTCTacattttctgaacaaaatgaaGATCATGGTGGTTAAAGACATTGAAAGAGAAGACATTGAATTTATATGTAAG ACAATTGGAACTAAGCCTGTTGCTCATATAGACCAGTTTACTCCTGATATGCTGGGGTCTGCTGAGCTGGCAGAAGAGGTTAACTTGAACAGTTCTGGGAAGCTAATAAAG aTTACAGGCTGTACAAACCCTGGAAAAACTGTAACAATTGTGGTACGTGGCTCCAACAAACTTGTTCTGGAAGAAGCTGAGCGTTCAATTCATGATGCCCTCTGTGTCATAAGATGCTTAGTTAAGAAAAG AGCTTTAATTGCAGGAGGTGGAGCACCAGAGATAGAGTTAGCACTGCGCTTGAATGAGTATGCTCGCACTTTGAGTGGTATGGACTCATACTGTGTCCGTGCATATGGGGATGCACTGGAGGTCATACCATCTACGCTGGCTGAAAATGCAGGCCTCAATCCTATTTCAACGGTAACAGAGCTGAGAAACAGGCATGCtcaaggagagaaaacagcCGGCATTAATGTCAGAAAG GGTGGCATCTCCAACATCTTGGAGGAGTTGGTAGTCCAGCCGCTGCTGGTGTCTGTGAGTGCACTGACTCTCGCAACAGAAACTGTGCGCAGTATTCTTAAGATTGATGATGTG GTGAACACTCGATAA